The following coding sequences lie in one Rutidosis leptorrhynchoides isolate AG116_Rl617_1_P2 chromosome 4, CSIRO_AGI_Rlap_v1, whole genome shotgun sequence genomic window:
- the LOC139841701 gene encoding uncharacterized protein has protein sequence MTDQPIKHILRNPESSGRLAKWAIELGEYEINFSPRHAVKGQILADFLLETTEKVDHPPNVTASNHVWELHNDGASSEEGVGAGLVLTSLEGEEHTYALQFCFYASNNEAEYEAFLSGLRIASEMGIKHLRAYFDSQIVAQQVNGAFEAKDASMKQYLQYQEIKTRRQMDVLSKLATLTFDHLHKKVLVEVLKDKSVDEKIVVATVEEKESCWITPYVKYLQDGTLAIDAMEARRIRVSAPLYVLENGILYRKSFSGPNLRCLTPHQAIDVVKEMHEGLCAQHSGYRTIRHGTVQRLPKYDLISVSSAWTFCKWAIDIVGPFPRSVGNAKFLVVAIDFFSKWVEAKVLAKITGENIKKFVWSDIVCRYGLPNEIVSDNGKHFVDNPFRSWCEELNIKQTFTSVRTHRPMGRSK, from the exons ATGACAGACCAACCGATAAAACATATTTTGAGAAATCCAGAGTCATCAGGACGACTAGCAAAATGGGCAATTGAATTGGGAgaatatgaaataaatttttcgCCTCGACatgcagtcaaaggtcaaattttggcagattttttATTAGAAACAACAGAAAAGGTCGATCATCCGCCAAACGTTACAGCTAGTAATCATGTTTGGGAGTTGCACAATGATGGTGCATCAAGTGAGGAAGGTGTTGGTGCAGGGTTAGTACTTACCAGTCTAGAAGGTGAGGAACACACATATGCATTGCAGTTTTGTTTCTATGCATCAAATAATGAAGCAGAATATGAAGCATTTCtttccggcctccgcatagcgtcCGAAATGGGAATAAAACATTTGCGTGCATATTTCGATTCTCAAATTGTAGCACAACAGGTTAATGGAGCGTTTGAAGCCAAAGACGCCTCTATGAAACAATATTTGCA ATACCAAGAAATAAAAACAAGAAGGCAGATGGATGTTTTGAGCAAATTAGCAAcattaacatttgatcatttgcacaagaaAGTTTTGGtggaggttttaaaagataaatcgGTTGATGAAAAGATAGTGGTTGCAACAGTTGAAGAAAAGGAATCATGTTGGATAACCCCCTATGTGAAATATTTGCAGGACGGAACATTGGCAATAGATGCCATGGAGGCAAGACGGATAAGAGTTAGTGCACCACTTTATGTCCTGGAAAATGGAATACTTTATAGAAAATCCTTCAGTGGACCAAATTTAAGGTGTTTAACACCACATCAAGCAATTGATGTAGTCAAGGAAATGCATGAGGGATTATGTGCACAGCATTCCGGTTATAGAACTATA CGGCATGGAACCGTACAGCGTTTACCCAAGTATGATTTAATTTCAGTATCATCGGCATGGACATTttgtaaatgggcaattgacatagtaggCCCCTTCCCAAGAAGTGTAGGAAATGCAAAATTTTTGGTTGTTGCAATTGATTTCTTCAGTAAGTGGGTTGAGGCGAaggtattagctaaaataactggtGAAAATATCAAGAAATTCGTATGGAGCGATATCGTGTGCAGATATGGATTACCGAATGAAATTGTCAGTGACAATGGAAAACATTTTGTAGATAACCCATTCAGAAGTTGGTGTGAAGAACTAAATATCAAACAAACATTTACCTCAGTCCGCACCCACAGGCCAATGGGCAGGTCGAAGTGA